From one Novosphingobium sp. genomic stretch:
- a CDS encoding methyl-accepting chemotaxis protein, which yields MALSRFGISTRLLGAFAILLVAMAGFGAFSVMKIGEVNALSMEMRTRWLPATQEVGQIHAYISQYRIRQSEMIAAPVKDKPRAAKLVRNAGMAIDGLMVHYEKLINTPEQHDAFHKVFFNWRSYKALNEKMLALDARHGDQDDTAVRDLFEGDVQQSFYAVEDSIMALVDVNTGGANKVSAESSQIHDAARRTTLLALSATVALALVLLAMLMQTIARPVRRLADAVTRLVDGDMNVTVPATHRQDEVGALARALDAFKRLVAQDKVRTAAELEQARNAQITIDAIGNGLAALAEGNLTHRVPEDGHGALGALHVNFNEAAQRLSDVLGAIVDGFDTISQGTQDIAVAGSDLSRRTDHQASSLAGTARTLGELTGMVKLTADNARQTSTRLATTRQTAGGMEGTANDAIAAMRAIEDSSRQMAEIIGVIDGIAFQTNLLALNAGVEAARAGDAGRGFAVVATEVRALAQRSADAAKDIKALITTSNGQIGDGVALVSSSGGALRQIVGEVAAISELVEQIAQSAGKQANAMVDISALVSEMDEFTQQNAAMVEQSSASTVNLSAETERLVGQLSTFRLNGRRAVMIEPVSPASQQARLTGPSSGRALPSTRGNTALKLADEDWSAF from the coding sequence ATGGCGTTGTCGCGCTTTGGGATTTCGACGCGGCTGTTGGGGGCCTTTGCCATCCTGCTGGTGGCGATGGCCGGTTTCGGCGCCTTTTCCGTGATGAAGATCGGCGAGGTCAACGCCCTCTCGATGGAGATGCGCACCCGCTGGCTGCCCGCCACGCAGGAGGTCGGCCAGATCCACGCCTATATCTCGCAATACCGCATCCGCCAGAGCGAGATGATCGCCGCCCCGGTCAAGGACAAGCCCCGCGCCGCCAAGCTGGTGCGCAATGCGGGCATGGCGATCGACGGGCTGATGGTCCATTACGAAAAGCTGATCAACACGCCCGAGCAGCATGACGCCTTCCACAAGGTCTTCTTCAACTGGCGCAGCTACAAGGCGCTGAACGAGAAGATGCTCGCGCTCGATGCGCGGCATGGCGACCAGGACGACACCGCCGTGCGCGACCTGTTCGAGGGCGATGTGCAGCAGAGCTTCTACGCGGTCGAGGATTCGATCATGGCGCTGGTCGATGTGAACACGGGGGGCGCCAACAAGGTCTCCGCCGAATCGAGCCAGATCCATGACGCCGCCCGCCGCACCACACTGCTCGCGCTGAGCGCCACGGTGGCGCTGGCGCTGGTGCTGCTGGCGATGCTGATGCAGACCATCGCGCGGCCCGTGCGCCGTCTGGCCGATGCCGTGACGCGGCTGGTCGATGGCGACATGAATGTCACCGTGCCCGCCACTCACCGCCAGGATGAGGTCGGCGCGCTGGCCCGCGCGCTCGATGCCTTCAAGCGGCTGGTCGCGCAGGACAAGGTCCGCACCGCCGCCGAGCTGGAGCAGGCGCGCAACGCCCAGATCACCATCGACGCGATCGGCAATGGCCTTGCCGCGCTAGCCGAGGGCAATCTGACGCATCGCGTGCCCGAGGACGGCCATGGCGCGCTGGGCGCGCTGCATGTCAATTTCAACGAGGCGGCCCAGCGCCTCTCCGATGTTCTGGGCGCGATCGTCGATGGTTTCGACACGATCAGCCAGGGCACGCAGGACATCGCCGTGGCGGGCAGCGACCTGTCGCGCCGCACCGACCATCAGGCCAGCTCGCTGGCCGGGACCGCGCGCACGCTGGGCGAGCTGACCGGCATGGTCAAGCTGACCGCCGACAATGCGCGCCAGACCTCGACCCGTCTGGCCACCACCCGCCAGACCGCCGGGGGCATGGAAGGCACCGCCAATGACGCCATCGCCGCGATGCGCGCCATCGAGGACTCGAGCCGCCAGATGGCCGAGATCATCGGCGTGATCGACGGCATCGCCTTCCAGACCAACCTGCTGGCGCTCAACGCCGGGGTCGAGGCCGCCCGTGCCGGGGACGCCGGGCGCGGCTTCGCGGTGGTCGCCACCGAGGTGCGTGCCCTTGCCCAGCGCAGCGCCGATGCGGCCAAGGACATCAAGGCGCTGATCACCACCTCCAACGGCCAGATCGGTGACGGCGTGGCGCTGGTCTCATCCAGCGGCGGGGCGCTGCGCCAGATCGTGGGCGAGGTCGCGGCCATTTCCGAGCTGGTCGAGCAGATCGCCCAGTCGGCGGGCAAGCAGGCCAATGCCATGGTCGACATCAGCGCGCTGGTCAGCGAGATGGATGAGTTCACCCAGCAGAATGCCGCCATGGTGGAGCAAAGCTCGGCCAGCACGGTCAATCTTTCGGCCGAGACCGAGCGTCTGGTGGGCCAGCTCAGCACCTTCCGGCTCAACGGGCGGCGGGCGGTGATGATCGAGCCGGTCAGCCCGGCGTCACAGCAGGCGCGCCTCACCGGCCCTTCTTCCGGCAGGGCCCTGCCCTCCACAAGGGGCAACACCGCGCTGAAGCTGGCCGATGAGGACTGGTCGGCGTTCTGA
- a CDS encoding TonB family protein: protein MTMQTLHKAPARLARVILARLLLACALLAGMLTATPALAQSDWSRQVARIISSKQTYPATAQMRGEEGTAKVKVYVGADGSVQRTELATGSGSPLLDREALAMPTRAGRLPAPPGGATVLTVPVTWKLI, encoded by the coding sequence ATGACGATGCAGACCCTCCACAAAGCCCCCGCCCGGCTGGCTCGCGTGATCCTTGCACGTCTGCTGCTGGCCTGTGCCCTGTTGGCAGGCATGCTCACCGCCACCCCCGCGCTGGCGCAGAGCGACTGGAGCCGTCAGGTCGCGCGCATCATCAGCTCGAAGCAGACCTATCCCGCCACCGCCCAGATGCGCGGCGAGGAAGGCACCGCCAAGGTCAAGGTCTATGTCGGCGCCGATGGCAGCGTGCAGCGCACCGAACTGGCGACCGGCTCGGGCTCTCCCCTGCTTGACCGTGAGGCGCTGGCCATGCCGACCCGCGCGGGTCGCCTGCCCGCCCCTCCGGGTGGCGCCACCGTGCTGACCGTGCCGGTGACCTGGAAGCTGATCTGA
- a CDS encoding gamma-glutamyltransferase family protein, giving the protein MPQSPLPGARRRIAIRLISALTLTAMVTAAPLTALARPLPAKAPASAPAKRVQSGEAAHAMVAAANPLAVAAGMRVLKAGGSAVDAAVAIQAVLGLVEPQSSGLGGGSFMVFYDAKTHKVTAYDGRETAPAGANPKQFLHPDGTPMSYAEAVMGGQSSGVPGAIAMLDMAQKDHGKLPWKALFAPAHELATDGFIVSPRLASMIVSRAPQAHGEDAMAYFRNADGSQMKAGDRLINKAYAGSLDLIAANRSAGLLSGPLAEAILQRIHTGPYPSPMTLADMAAYKPRKTEALCRPYRAYVICTPQAPSGGLPLQEAMGILAHTDIDKRSAKDEKGWYLLSQASRLAYADRDKYEGDPAFVPVPTEGLLAPDYLAKRAALIGEQAQPVTYGIPAGAPKVGPDHTLEPGGTSHIVIVDADGNALSMTTTVESIFGNGHMVGGFFMNNQLTDSSFAPDNADGTPAANAVAPGKRPRSSMAPTIVLDKATGHFAAATGSPGGTAIVGYVVKALVGILDWKMSPQDAVALPNLVAMGNKYSADKFPDDITSALAARGEVLDSGRGENSGLQAIVYKPKGAIRYVGGADPRREGIARGF; this is encoded by the coding sequence TTGCCTCAATCCCCCCTTCCCGGCGCGCGCCGCCGCATCGCCATCCGCCTGATTTCGGCCCTGACGCTCACCGCCATGGTTACCGCCGCGCCGCTGACCGCGCTGGCCCGCCCGCTGCCTGCCAAGGCCCCCGCATCCGCCCCGGCCAAGCGCGTCCAGTCGGGCGAGGCTGCCCATGCGATGGTCGCCGCCGCCAATCCGCTGGCGGTTGCCGCGGGCATGCGCGTGCTGAAGGCCGGTGGCAGCGCGGTGGATGCCGCGGTGGCGATCCAGGCCGTGCTGGGTCTGGTCGAGCCGCAAAGCTCCGGCCTTGGCGGCGGCTCCTTCATGGTGTTCTACGACGCCAAGACCCACAAGGTCACCGCCTATGACGGGCGCGAGACCGCGCCCGCAGGCGCCAATCCCAAACAGTTCCTCCACCCCGACGGCACGCCGATGTCCTATGCCGAGGCCGTCATGGGCGGCCAGTCCAGCGGCGTGCCCGGCGCCATCGCCATGCTCGACATGGCGCAGAAGGACCATGGCAAGCTGCCGTGGAAGGCCCTCTTCGCCCCCGCGCATGAGCTTGCCACCGATGGCTTTATCGTCTCGCCGCGTCTGGCCAGCATGATCGTCAGCCGCGCGCCTCAGGCCCATGGTGAGGATGCCATGGCCTATTTCCGCAACGCCGACGGCAGCCAGATGAAGGCGGGCGACCGCCTGATCAACAAGGCCTATGCGGGCAGCCTCGACCTGATTGCCGCCAACCGCTCCGCCGGACTGCTCTCGGGCCCGCTGGCCGAGGCGATCCTGCAGCGCATCCACACCGGCCCCTATCCCTCGCCGATGACGCTGGCCGATATGGCCGCCTACAAGCCGCGCAAGACCGAGGCGCTGTGCCGCCCCTATCGCGCCTATGTCATCTGCACGCCGCAGGCCCCCTCGGGCGGTCTGCCGCTGCAGGAGGCGATGGGCATCCTTGCACATACCGACATCGACAAGCGCAGCGCCAAGGATGAAAAGGGCTGGTATCTGCTCTCGCAGGCCAGCCGCCTCGCCTATGCCGACCGCGACAAGTATGAGGGCGACCCCGCCTTCGTGCCCGTGCCCACCGAGGGCCTGCTGGCGCCCGACTACCTCGCCAAGCGCGCCGCGCTGATCGGCGAGCAAGCCCAGCCCGTCACCTATGGCATCCCCGCCGGTGCCCCCAAGGTCGGCCCCGACCACACGCTGGAGCCGGGCGGCACCAGTCATATCGTGATCGTCGATGCCGACGGCAATGCGCTGTCCATGACCACCACGGTCGAGAGCATCTTCGGCAATGGGCATATGGTTGGCGGCTTCTTCATGAACAACCAGCTCACGGATTCGTCCTTCGCGCCCGACAATGCCGATGGCACCCCCGCCGCCAACGCCGTGGCGCCGGGCAAGCGCCCGCGCTCGTCGATGGCGCCGACCATCGTGCTCGACAAGGCGACCGGCCACTTTGCCGCCGCCACCGGCTCGCCGGGGGGCACGGCCATCGTGGGCTATGTGGTGAAGGCGCTGGTCGGTATCCTCGACTGGAAGATGAGCCCACAGGACGCCGTCGCGCTGCCCAATCTGGTGGCGATGGGCAACAAATATTCGGCGGACAAATTCCCTGACGATATTACGTCTGCTCTGGCTGCGCGCGGCGAGGTGCTGGATTCGGGGCGCGGAGAAAACTCCGGGCTGCAGGCGATCGTTTACAAGCCCAAGGGGGCTATCCGCTATGTCGGGGGTGCTGATCCCCGGCGTGAGGGGATTGCTCGCGGGTTTTAA
- a CDS encoding PilZ domain-containing protein, with protein sequence METPTQSRKVNRLPVTLAAKCRTMGGMRDEAYLCDISTHGCKMVTRSLYLSIGMRVTIKPDGMEAISGVVRWLSQDGAGIEFDSPLYAPVVENLGVRHARH encoded by the coding sequence ATGGAAACGCCCACTCAGTCTCGCAAGGTCAACAGGTTGCCTGTTACGCTTGCCGCCAAATGTCGCACCATGGGGGGCATGCGCGACGAGGCCTATCTTTGCGACATCTCCACACATGGTTGTAAGATGGTGACGCGCTCGCTCTATCTCTCGATCGGCATGCGCGTGACGATCAAGCCCGATGGCATGGAAGCCATCAGCGGCGTGGTGCGCTGGCTGAGCCAGGATGGCGCAGGGATCGAATTCGACAGCCCGCTCTATGCGCCGGTGGTCGAAAATCTTGGCGTTCGCCACGCAAGGCATTAA
- a CDS encoding DEAD/DEAH box helicase translates to MSYFSDLNLAEPILRALAEKGYTDPTPIQRQSIPSLIEGRDLLGLAQTGTGKTAAFSLPSLHRLAMDPKPRRAASCRMLVLSPTRELAAQIADNMKFYAKHLPLSIQCIFGGVPAPKQARALVGGTDILVATPGRLLDLIDQRALTLRDVEIFVLDEADQMMDLGFIHALKRVARLLPAQRQSLFFSATMPQDIEALGRQFINNPVKVEVAPQSTTAERVEQYATFVSQAEKQALLTIKLREGLASGEIDRTLVFSRTKHGADRIVRFLTPAGIEAAAIHGDKSQAQRTAALKGFRDGKVKVLIATDIAARGIDVTGVSHVFNFDIPNVAEQYVHRIGRTGRAGANGIALSFVADDEKPYLKAIERLTGVKLTMQPLPANFLVEAARLPAPAKRGNGQPERVDRGASAGRGDGRGRGGAGRPQGQGRDGGRGGQQEHNRHNNRRKDPGAQDRVARDGQRSGQQRDSDRARAERRQNDPRATAQRPSSGPRFDPLSDASGDERRDRTARRGR, encoded by the coding sequence ATGTCCTATTTTTCCGACCTTAACCTGGCCGAGCCGATCCTGCGCGCACTGGCCGAAAAAGGTTACACCGATCCCACCCCGATCCAGCGCCAGTCGATCCCCTCGCTGATCGAGGGCCGCGACCTTCTCGGCCTGGCCCAGACCGGCACCGGCAAGACCGCCGCTTTCTCGCTGCCCTCGCTGCACCGTCTGGCGATGGACCCCAAGCCGCGCCGCGCCGCCTCGTGCCGCATGCTGGTCCTCAGCCCCACCCGTGAGCTGGCCGCCCAGATCGCGGACAATATGAAGTTCTACGCCAAGCACCTGCCGCTGAGCATCCAGTGCATCTTCGGCGGCGTGCCCGCGCCCAAGCAGGCCCGCGCCCTGGTGGGCGGCACCGACATTCTGGTCGCCACGCCGGGCCGTCTGCTCGATCTGATCGACCAGCGCGCTCTCACCCTGCGCGATGTCGAGATCTTCGTGCTCGACGAAGCCGACCAGATGATGGATCTGGGCTTCATCCATGCCCTGAAGCGCGTCGCCCGCCTGCTGCCCGCACAGCGCCAGAGCCTGTTCTTCAGCGCCACCATGCCGCAGGACATCGAGGCGCTGGGCCGCCAGTTCATCAACAACCCCGTGAAGGTGGAGGTGGCCCCGCAGTCCACCACCGCCGAGCGCGTCGAGCAGTATGCCACCTTCGTGTCGCAGGCTGAAAAGCAGGCCCTGCTGACCATCAAGCTGCGCGAGGGTCTCGCCAGCGGCGAGATCGACCGCACGCTGGTCTTCTCGCGCACCAAGCATGGCGCCGACCGTATCGTGCGCTTCCTGACCCCCGCCGGCATCGAGGCCGCCGCCATCCATGGCGACAAGTCTCAGGCCCAGCGCACCGCTGCCCTGAAGGGCTTCCGCGATGGCAAGGTCAAGGTGCTGATCGCCACCGACATCGCCGCGCGCGGCATCGACGTGACCGGCGTCAGCCACGTCTTCAACTTCGACATCCCCAATGTGGCCGAGCAGTATGTGCACCGCATCGGCCGCACCGGCCGCGCCGGCGCCAACGGCATCGCCCTCTCCTTCGTGGCCGATGACGAAAAGCCCTACCTCAAGGCCATCGAGCGCCTGACCGGCGTGAAGCTGACCATGCAGCCGCTGCCCGCCAACTTCCTCGTCGAGGCCGCCCGCCTGCCCGCCCCCGCCAAGCGCGGCAATGGCCAGCCCGAGCGTGTCGACCGGGGCGCCAGTGCCGGTCGCGGCGATGGTCGTGGCCGTGGTGGCGCGGGTCGCCCGCAGGGCCAGGGTCGCGATGGTGGCCGTGGCGGCCAGCAGGAGCACAATCGTCACAACAACCGCCGCAAGGACCCCGGCGCGCAGGATCGCGTTGCCCGTGACGGCCAGCGCTCCGGCCAGCAGCGCGACAGCGATCGCGCCCGCGCCGAGCGCCGCCAGAACGACCCGCGTGCAACCGCGCAGCGCCCGTCCTCGGGTCCGCGTTTCGATCCGCTGAGCGATGCCTCGGGGGATGAGCGCCGGGATCGTACCGCGCGTCGCGGGCGTTAA
- a CDS encoding NUDIX hydrolase has translation MTSTDDTPRPAATLVVFRHGPAGGAPQLLMQVRAASMRFAAGACVFPGGAVDPADAALAETLPMAEGWDGLPDMAARIAAIREMLEETGLAIGLTHRDGQPIDAAQAAEARILLAQANGALAPVLDAMGWRVNAAALTPLARWCPPLPRPFDTRFYLADLGSGQVDLSHEAHESERLLWLSAHETLAQADAGGLSLVFPTRRTLERLAQFSSFEEARRHALASPLDTISPAIIEAEGTSWLTIPEGLGYPVTRERLETARRK, from the coding sequence CGGCTGCCACGCTGGTCGTGTTCCGGCATGGCCCGGCGGGCGGCGCGCCTCAATTGCTGATGCAGGTGCGCGCGGCGAGCATGCGCTTTGCCGCAGGGGCCTGCGTGTTTCCCGGCGGCGCGGTCGATCCGGCCGATGCGGCGCTGGCCGAGACCCTGCCCATGGCAGAGGGCTGGGACGGCTTGCCCGATATGGCGGCGCGCATCGCCGCCATCCGCGAGATGCTGGAGGAAACGGGCCTCGCCATCGGCCTGACACACCGCGACGGCCAGCCGATCGATGCGGCTCAGGCGGCAGAGGCCCGCATATTGCTGGCACAGGCCAATGGCGCTCTGGCGCCGGTGCTGGACGCGATGGGCTGGCGCGTGAATGCGGCGGCGCTCACGCCTCTGGCACGCTGGTGCCCGCCGCTGCCCCGCCCGTTCGACACACGATTCTATCTGGCGGATCTGGGCTCGGGTCAGGTCGACCTGTCGCATGAGGCGCATGAGAGCGAGCGGCTGCTCTGGCTTTCGGCGCATGAAACACTGGCTCAGGCCGATGCGGGCGGGCTCTCGCTGGTCTTCCCCACCCGCCGCACGCTGGAGCGGCTGGCGCAGTTTTCCAGCTTCGAGGAAGCGCGGCGGCATGCTCTGGCCAGCCCGCTCGACACGATCTCGCCCGCCATCATCGAGGCCGAGGGCACATCATGGCTGACCATCCCGGAAGGGCTGGGCTATCCGGTCACCCGCGAGAGGCTGGAGACCGCACGCCGCAAATAG
- a CDS encoding GNAT family N-acetyltransferase yields the protein MSQTLSSAAISPFLIRRAEPGDAAALSALKLACFRETFGAEGFAIPYPAADLARFEVDAYGQATVERELADPAHWTWVAQDDEGALLAYAHAGPCKLPHEAVRAGDLELYQLYLRRSAQGAGLGKRLLDLVLDWMEQQEPKALWLGVWQGNDRARHVYSGRGFVVAGEYRFAVGDWFDDEFIMRKPLAKV from the coding sequence ATGAGCCAGACCCTTTCCAGCGCCGCCATCTCGCCTTTTCTGATTCGCCGGGCCGAACCGGGCGATGCCGCCGCGCTCAGCGCGCTGAAGCTGGCCTGTTTCCGCGAGACCTTCGGCGCGGAGGGTTTTGCGATCCCCTATCCCGCCGCCGACCTCGCCCGCTTCGAGGTGGATGCCTATGGGCAGGCCACGGTGGAGCGCGAACTGGCTGACCCGGCGCATTGGACGTGGGTGGCTCAGGATGATGAGGGAGCCCTGCTGGCCTATGCCCATGCCGGGCCCTGCAAGCTGCCGCATGAGGCTGTGCGCGCGGGAGATCTCGAGCTTTATCAACTCTATCTGCGCCGCTCCGCGCAAGGGGCCGGGCTGGGCAAGCGGTTGCTCGACCTGGTGCTGGACTGGATGGAGCAGCAGGAGCCCAAAGCGCTCTGGCTGGGCGTGTGGCAGGGCAATGACCGCGCGCGTCATGTCTACAGCGGGCGTGGTTTTGTCGTGGCGGGCGAATATCGCTTCGCCGTGGGGGACTGGTTCGACGATGAATTCATCATGCGCAAACCCTTGGCGAAGGTGTAA